One Desulfovibrio aminophilus genomic region harbors:
- the kdpC gene encoding potassium-transporting ATPase subunit KdpC, whose protein sequence is MLRETFAQFRPACLLLLVLTLLTGAAYPATVTLLGNALFPGQAQGSLIRSNGRVLGSRLVGQPFHSPGRFWSRPSATTPAPYNAASSSGSNLGPLNPALAESVEQRVANLRAIGGGAIVPLDLVTASASGLDPHISPEAALYQVSRVAQARGLPEESVRRLVERRTEPRTLGLLGEPRVNVLLLNMDLDSLVQNRDTSATGN, encoded by the coding sequence ATGCTCCGCGAAACCTTCGCCCAGTTCCGTCCGGCCTGCCTCCTGCTCCTGGTCCTGACCCTGCTCACCGGCGCAGCCTATCCCGCGACGGTGACGCTCCTCGGAAACGCCCTGTTCCCGGGCCAGGCCCAGGGCAGTCTCATCCGAAGCAACGGCCGCGTACTCGGCTCCCGGCTCGTGGGCCAGCCGTTCCATTCGCCGGGCCGCTTCTGGTCTCGGCCCTCGGCCACGACGCCCGCGCCCTACAACGCGGCCTCATCCTCGGGCTCCAATCTGGGGCCGCTCAACCCGGCTCTGGCTGAAAGCGTGGAACAGCGGGTGGCGAACCTGCGCGCCATCGGCGGCGGGGCGATCGTGCCCCTGGACTTGGTCACGGCCTCGGCCAGCGGCCTGGACCCGCACATCTCCCCCGAGGCGGCCCTATATCAGGTGTCCCGGGTGGCACAGGCCCGAGGCCTGCCCGAGGAAAGCGTGCGCAGGTTGGTGGAGCGACGGACGGAACCGCGCACCCTGGGGCTGCTGGGCGAACCCCGGGTGAACGTGCTCCTGCTGAACATGGACCTTGATTCCCTGGTTCAAAACCGCGACACTTCGGCAACGGGGAATTGA
- the kdpB gene encoding potassium-transporting ATPase subunit KdpB: MTDKKTDPMMWNARLLRQALRDSLAKLSPRHQVRNPVIFSVYVGSLLTTALFLQALWGHGEAQAGFILAVSLGLWFTVLFANFAEAVAEGRGKAQAESLRKTRRDIQARKLAGPDRSALAVTVPSASLRKGDHVLVSPGELIPGDGEVVQGVASVDESAITGESAPVIRESGGDRSAVTGGTKVLSDWLVVRIGADPGESFLDRMIALVEGAKRRKTPNEIALSILLAAMTIIFLLVCATLRPFSLFGGEPAGITALTALFVCLAPTTIGGLLSAIGIAGMDRLLAANVVAVSGRAVEAAGDVDVLLLDKTGTITLGNRQASQFLPAEGVDVLELAEAAQLASLADETPEGRSIVVLAKERHGLRGRNMAELQAIFVPFSAQTRMSGVDLPGRSIRKSAPDAILAAVKSQGGALPLEVEQAVGAVARLGGTPLVVAENGRALGVVELRDIVKGGIRERFSELRRMGIKTVMITGDNPVTAASIAAEAGVDDFLAEARPEDKLALIRRYQAQGRLVAMTGDGTNDAPALAQADVGVAMNTGTQAAKEAGNMVDLDSSPTKLLDIVAIGKQLLMTRGSLTTFSLANDIAKYFAIIPAVFVATYPALAALNVMGLHSPRSAMLSAVIFNALIIVLLIPLALRGVTYRSRPAAAALRRNLLIYGLGGLLLPFAGIKAIDLLLVALHLA; encoded by the coding sequence ATGACGGACAAGAAAACCGACCCAATGATGTGGAACGCCCGGCTCCTCCGCCAGGCCCTGCGCGACTCCCTGGCCAAGCTCTCGCCACGGCACCAGGTGCGCAACCCGGTGATCTTCAGCGTCTACGTGGGCAGCCTGCTGACCACGGCGCTCTTCCTCCAGGCCCTCTGGGGACATGGCGAGGCTCAGGCCGGGTTCATCCTGGCCGTGTCCCTGGGGCTCTGGTTCACCGTGCTCTTCGCCAACTTCGCCGAGGCCGTGGCCGAGGGCCGCGGCAAGGCCCAGGCCGAAAGCCTGCGCAAGACCCGGCGCGACATCCAGGCCCGCAAGCTGGCCGGGCCGGACCGGTCGGCCCTGGCCGTGACGGTCCCCTCCGCCTCCCTGCGCAAGGGCGACCACGTTCTGGTCAGCCCCGGCGAACTCATCCCCGGCGACGGCGAGGTGGTCCAGGGCGTGGCCTCGGTGGACGAGAGCGCCATCACCGGGGAAAGCGCGCCGGTGATCCGCGAGTCCGGCGGAGACCGCAGCGCCGTCACCGGCGGCACGAAGGTCCTCTCGGACTGGCTCGTGGTGCGCATCGGCGCGGACCCCGGAGAGTCCTTCCTGGACCGCATGATCGCCCTGGTGGAGGGAGCCAAGCGGCGCAAGACGCCCAATGAGATCGCCCTGAGCATCCTCCTGGCGGCCATGACCATCATCTTCCTCCTGGTCTGCGCCACCCTGCGGCCGTTCTCCCTCTTCGGCGGGGAACCGGCGGGCATCACGGCCCTTACCGCGCTCTTCGTCTGCCTGGCCCCGACCACCATCGGCGGCCTGCTCTCGGCCATCGGCATAGCGGGCATGGACCGTCTCCTGGCCGCCAACGTGGTGGCGGTCTCGGGCCGGGCGGTGGAGGCGGCCGGGGACGTGGACGTGCTCCTCCTGGACAAGACCGGCACCATCACCCTGGGCAACCGCCAGGCATCGCAGTTCCTGCCCGCCGAGGGCGTGGACGTGCTGGAGCTGGCCGAGGCCGCCCAGTTGGCCTCCCTGGCCGACGAGACTCCCGAGGGCCGGAGCATCGTGGTCCTGGCCAAGGAGCGCCACGGCCTGCGCGGCCGGAACATGGCCGAACTCCAGGCCATCTTCGTGCCCTTCTCGGCCCAGACCCGCATGAGCGGCGTGGATCTGCCCGGCCGGTCCATCCGCAAGAGCGCGCCGGACGCGATCCTGGCCGCCGTCAAATCTCAGGGCGGCGCGCTGCCCCTGGAGGTGGAGCAGGCCGTGGGGGCCGTGGCCCGGCTCGGCGGCACGCCGCTGGTGGTGGCCGAAAACGGCCGGGCCCTGGGCGTGGTCGAACTGCGCGACATCGTCAAGGGCGGCATCCGCGAACGCTTCTCCGAACTGCGGCGCATGGGCATCAAGACCGTCATGATCACCGGCGACAATCCGGTCACGGCGGCCTCAATCGCGGCCGAGGCCGGAGTGGACGACTTCCTGGCCGAGGCCAGACCCGAGGACAAGCTGGCATTGATCCGCCGGTACCAGGCCCAGGGGCGTCTCGTAGCCATGACCGGCGACGGCACCAACGACGCCCCGGCCCTGGCCCAGGCCGACGTGGGCGTGGCCATGAACACCGGCACCCAAGCCGCCAAGGAAGCGGGCAACATGGTGGACCTGGACTCCAGCCCCACCAAGCTGCTGGACATCGTGGCCATCGGCAAGCAGCTGCTCATGACCCGGGGCTCCCTGACCACCTTCAGCCTGGCCAACGACATCGCCAAGTACTTCGCCATCATCCCGGCCGTGTTCGTGGCGACCTACCCGGCCCTGGCCGCCTTGAACGTCATGGGCCTGCACTCGCCCCGGAGCGCCATGCTCTCGGCGGTCATCTTCAACGCCCTGATCATCGTCCTGCTCATCCCCCTGGCCCTACGCGGGGTGACCTACCGCTCGCGGCCCGCCGCGGCGGCCCTGCGCCGCAACCTGCTCATCTATGGCCTGGGCGGCCTCCTGCTGCCCTTCGCGGGCATCAAGGCCATCGACCTGCTGCTCGTGGCCCTGCATCTGGCATAA
- the kdpA gene encoding potassium-transporting ATPase subunit KdpA: MSAAAAYQGAAFLAVLLVLAWPLGLYMARVYAGEPCGLDKILAPLERGLYRVCGIRPDQEMGWRTYALACLVFNLAGIAVVYALQRLQGFLPLNPHGLGAVAPDLALNTALSFGTNTNWQAYGGETTLSYLTQMLGLTVQNFLSAATGLSVFAAVCRSFVRRETRHLGNFWADTTRGTLYVLLPLSLLLALALVSQGVVQTFDGPARAKLLEPVTVTSAAGAAETVGEQVIARGPAASQVAIKQLGTNGGGFFNVNSAHPLENPTPLSNFLECLAILLLPAACCFAFGRMVRDRRQGLALLAAMVLLFVLFLVPCIMAEEAGNPLLSGLSGDTTSGNLEGKELRFGVAGSALWAVVTTAASNGSVNSMHDSFTPLGGLVPMVLMQLGEVVFGGAGSGLYGMLAFALVAVFVAGLMVGRTPEYLGKKIGAFEMQMAGLVLLTPVACVLLGAAAAVSSPEAAAAVANPGPHGFSEILYAFSSMGNNNGSAFAGLSANQPLYNLLGGLAMFASRYWIIVPMLALAGSLAAKKAVPAGPGTLPTHGPLFIGLLAGSVLVVGALSFFPALALGPIVEHLQFIGR; this comes from the coding sequence ATGAGCGCCGCGGCAGCGTATCAAGGCGCGGCCTTCCTGGCCGTCCTGCTGGTTCTGGCCTGGCCTCTGGGCCTCTACATGGCGCGGGTATACGCGGGCGAACCCTGCGGCCTGGACAAGATCCTGGCTCCCCTGGAACGCGGCCTGTACCGCGTCTGCGGCATCCGCCCAGACCAGGAGATGGGCTGGCGGACCTACGCCCTGGCCTGCCTGGTCTTCAACCTGGCCGGAATCGCCGTGGTCTACGCGCTGCAACGGCTCCAGGGCTTCCTGCCGCTCAACCCGCACGGCCTGGGGGCCGTGGCCCCGGATCTGGCGCTGAACACGGCGCTGAGCTTCGGCACGAACACGAACTGGCAGGCCTACGGCGGCGAGACCACGCTCTCGTACCTGACCCAGATGCTCGGGCTCACGGTGCAGAACTTCCTCTCGGCCGCCACCGGGCTGTCGGTCTTCGCCGCCGTGTGCCGGAGTTTCGTCCGGCGCGAGACGCGGCATCTCGGCAACTTCTGGGCCGACACGACGCGCGGCACGCTCTACGTGCTCCTGCCGCTGTCTCTGCTCCTGGCCCTGGCCCTGGTCTCCCAGGGCGTGGTCCAGACCTTCGACGGCCCGGCCCGGGCCAAGCTCCTGGAACCCGTGACCGTGACCAGCGCGGCGGGAGCTGCGGAAACCGTCGGCGAACAGGTCATCGCGCGCGGCCCGGCGGCCTCCCAGGTGGCCATCAAGCAGCTGGGCACCAACGGCGGCGGGTTCTTCAACGTCAACTCCGCCCACCCCCTGGAAAATCCCACGCCGCTCTCCAACTTCCTGGAGTGCCTGGCCATCCTGCTCCTGCCAGCGGCCTGCTGCTTCGCCTTCGGCCGCATGGTGCGCGACCGGCGCCAGGGCCTGGCCCTGTTGGCGGCCATGGTCCTGCTCTTCGTCCTCTTCCTCGTGCCCTGCATCATGGCCGAGGAGGCGGGCAACCCGCTCCTATCCGGCCTAAGCGGCGACACGACGTCCGGCAACCTGGAAGGCAAAGAGCTGCGTTTCGGGGTCGCCGGTTCGGCGCTCTGGGCCGTGGTCACCACGGCGGCCTCCAACGGCTCGGTCAATTCCATGCACGATTCCTTCACCCCCCTCGGCGGGCTCGTTCCCATGGTCCTCATGCAACTGGGCGAGGTGGTCTTCGGCGGCGCGGGCTCCGGGCTCTACGGCATGCTGGCCTTCGCCCTGGTGGCCGTGTTCGTGGCCGGGCTCATGGTGGGACGCACCCCCGAATACCTGGGCAAGAAGATCGGGGCCTTCGAGATGCAGATGGCCGGCCTGGTGCTCCTCACGCCCGTGGCCTGCGTGCTCCTGGGCGCGGCGGCGGCCGTGTCCAGCCCCGAGGCGGCTGCCGCCGTGGCCAATCCCGGGCCGCACGGCTTCAGCGAAATCCTCTACGCCTTCTCCTCCATGGGCAACAACAACGGCAGCGCCTTCGCCGGACTCTCGGCCAACCAGCCCCTGTACAACCTGCTGGGCGGCCTGGCCATGTTCGCCTCGCGCTACTGGATCATCGTGCCCATGCTGGCCCTGGCCGGATCCCTGGCCGCCAAGAAGGCCGTGCCCGCCGGTCCGGGCACCCTGCCGACCCACGGCCCGCTGTTCATCGGACTCCTGGCGGGCTCGGTGCTCGTGGTCGGGGCCCTGAGCTTCTTCCCGGCCTTGGCCCTTGGTCCGATCGTCGAACATCTTCAGTTCATCGGCCGCTGA
- a CDS encoding potassium-transporting ATPase subunit F, translating into MNTLVVLAGILVLGLLVYLLAALLIPEAFE; encoded by the coding sequence ATGAACACCCTGGTCGTTCTGGCCGGGATTCTCGTCCTCGGCCTGCTCGTCTATCTGCTGGCGGCCCTGCTGATCCCGGAGGCGTTCGAATGA
- a CDS encoding metallophosphoesterase has product MRIMILGDVHGDFGALNRLLAQKRPDLVLQCGDFGFWPNDPGKGSDRGLHPFDPARRLKNHTSKGDPIPIYWCDGNHEEFPELFRRWRAAGGALRPLEVSPSCFWMPRGSSLLLNDGRRVCFMGGARSVDRPLRTKGVDWFPEELLPWETLDHLPGRADIVISHTSPRTFGVSKAESVTMGAGWGRTVAAGLDFTPDTSQDVLDEVLRRLRPTRWYFGHYHWERRGEAAGCRWRCLADITRSGAGGRFWTWLPDTHFNF; this is encoded by the coding sequence ATGAGAATCATGATCCTCGGCGACGTGCACGGGGACTTCGGCGCCCTGAACCGCCTTCTGGCCCAGAAGCGTCCCGACCTGGTGCTCCAGTGTGGAGACTTCGGGTTCTGGCCGAACGATCCAGGCAAAGGCTCGGACAGGGGACTCCACCCCTTCGATCCGGCGCGTCGCCTGAAAAACCACACTTCCAAGGGCGATCCGATCCCGATCTACTGGTGCGACGGCAACCACGAGGAGTTCCCGGAACTCTTCCGGCGCTGGCGGGCCGCGGGCGGGGCCCTGCGCCCTCTTGAGGTCAGCCCCTCATGCTTCTGGATGCCCCGGGGCTCGAGCCTCCTGCTTAACGACGGGCGTCGGGTCTGTTTTATGGGCGGGGCCCGGTCGGTGGATCGGCCCTTGCGCACGAAGGGCGTGGACTGGTTTCCGGAGGAACTGCTTCCCTGGGAGACGCTGGACCATCTGCCCGGCCGCGCGGACATCGTGATCTCGCACACTTCTCCCCGGACCTTCGGAGTCAGCAAGGCCGAGTCGGTTACGATGGGGGCTGGCTGGGGCCGCACCGTGGCGGCCGGTCTGGACTTCACGCCGGACACCTCGCAGGATGTCCTGGACGAGGTTTTGCGGCGGCTGCGGCCGACACGGTGGTACTTCGGGCACTATCACTGGGAGCGCAGGGGCGAGGCTGCCGGCTGCCGCTGGCGCTGCCTGGCGGATATCACCCGGTCCGGAGCGGGCGGCAGGTTCTGGACTTGGCTGCCGGACACTCATTTTAATTTTTGA
- a CDS encoding DUF86 domain-containing protein, whose translation MSGTKNHLMLMSLHCEKIISKMHGKSFEDWAKDENLRDAVCMRLMSLSECIKEYLKECPTLPYDYDYIPWDDIARFRDKIAHHYEGIDFDLVWEILDTDIPPLREVIEDLKKRASFAPA comes from the coding sequence ATGAGCGGCACTAAAAACCACCTCATGCTGATGAGCCTTCATTGCGAAAAGATAATCAGCAAGATGCACGGCAAAAGCTTTGAGGACTGGGCCAAGGATGAGAATCTAAGAGACGCTGTCTGCATGCGCCTCATGTCTCTTTCAGAATGTATCAAGGAATATCTTAAAGAGTGTCCCACTCTGCCGTATGACTATGATTACATTCCGTGGGACGATATCGCCCGATTTCGCGACAAAATCGCGCACCACTATGAAGGGATTGATTTTGATCTCGTATGGGAAATCCTCGACACCGATATCCCGCCACTTCGCGAAGTGATCGAGGATCTCAAAAAGCGCGCATCTTTTGCCCCAGCCTAG
- a CDS encoding nucleotidyltransferase family protein — protein MSKQEVVDKIREVLQRHRYVVKAELFGSLARGDDKPGSDVDLLVVYDKNRPKGFRAFSIYGDLEKSLGRKVDIVQEKLIHGFIKKNIQEDRELIYERH, from the coding sequence ATGAGCAAGCAGGAAGTCGTCGACAAGATCAGGGAAGTGCTCCAGCGGCATCGCTATGTCGTGAAGGCCGAGCTTTTCGGCTCGCTGGCCAGGGGAGACGACAAGCCCGGGAGCGATGTGGACCTGCTTGTCGTTTATGATAAGAACCGACCGAAAGGATTCAGGGCCTTTTCCATCTATGGAGATCTGGAAAAATCTCTCGGCCGCAAGGTCGATATTGTCCAGGAAAAGCTCATCCATGGGTTTATTAAGAAAAACATCCAGGAAGATCGGGAACTGATATATGAGCGGCACTAA
- a CDS encoding LysR family transcriptional regulator, which translates to MSNLCQQIKKLESQVALLDEIRAAAKTDGGKLTTFGQNFVFVCATGNVTQSTVAKILDVSPSAISQQVSKMAPLSREPWRPGNTRTNPANGRKN; encoded by the coding sequence ATGAGCAATCTCTGCCAACAAATCAAAAAGCTTGAAAGCCAAGTCGCGCTGTTGGACGAAATCAGGGCGGCAGCCAAAACCGACGGCGGTAAATTGACTACTTTCGGGCAAAACTTTGTATTTGTGTGCGCCACGGGCAATGTGACACAAAGCACCGTCGCCAAAATTCTTGACGTGAGCCCCTCCGCCATCAGTCAGCAGGTTTCGAAAATGGCGCCTTTGTCACGCGAGCCCTGGCGCCCCGGGAATACTCGGACAAACCCTGCTAACGGCCGTAAAAACTGA
- a CDS encoding TraY domain-containing protein, producing MLTVRLPEDIENRLNALAARTGRSKSFYVREALLAYMTDMEDAYLAEQRYTEFVKSGAAAIPLGDVEQGR from the coding sequence ATGCTGACCGTCAGATTGCCGGAAGACATTGAGAATCGTTTGAACGCCCTGGCCGCGCGGACCGGCCGGTCCAAGTCGTTCTATGTCCGGGAGGCGCTTCTCGCCTACATGACGGACATGGAGGACGCCTATCTGGCCGAGCAGCGCTATACTGAATTCGTGAAGAGCGGCGCGGCGGCCATTCCTCTTGGTGACGTGGAGCAGGGCCGCTGA